The genomic interval GAAACCACCAGATACAGATAGCGGGGATGCGCGGGCACCACACCCTGCGCCAGGATTTCCGTGCCGGGCTCGTAGAAGGCCAGCAGCGCTTCGTCGAAAAGCTGACGTCGCTCGGCGCCCGAGAGCACGTTGAACGGCGGGCTGTCGTCGAGCAGTTCTTCCAGGTGATCCAGGCTGACGGTTTCGCCTTCCATAGATTTCAGAGGGTCGTGAGCACTGGTTCGGGCACCGCCAGCACGGCCGGTCGCCAGCCACGCACGGCGTTGCATACGTAGAGCGCCTCGGCCCGGCGCAGATCGGCCAGCGTTAGCACCCGTTCTTCGACGTCTGGACGCGTGCGCAGCACGTGCTGCCGATAGACGCCGGGCAGCAGCCCGCACGAAACCGGCGGCGTGTAGAGCCGCCCGTCGAGCTGCACGAACAGATTGGTGCGTGAGCCCTCGCAGACTTCATCCCGCGTGTTCAAAAACAACACTTCGTCGAAACCGGCCGCCTTCGCCTGCAGATAGGCCGCTTCATAATGGGCGCGGCGCGTCGTCTTGTGATAGCGCAGCGGATCGGAAGGGTCCAGCCGCTCCCGCGCCACGCAGAGCCGCCAGGGCCGATCCGGCTCCGGTTCCAGCTCGGCGGTGGTCAGCTGCGTCTGCCCCGACACCTCCAGCGTCAGACGCAGCCGCCACACCTTCGCAGGGTCCAGCGCCTGTTGCACCTGCTCCAGCTGAGCCCGCACCCGCCCTTCGTCCAGCGAAAACCCGAAATGCGCGGCGGACCGGCGCAGACGTTCCAGGTGCAGTTCCAGCAGCGGAATGCGTCCCTGTTCGCAGCGCATCGACTCGATCAGCGCAAACGGCTCGGCGGCCGCCCGCAGAAACTGCCCCTTCAACCAGCACTCCTCGTATTCCGCATCCGGATCGGAGTCCCAGACGATCCCGCTGCCCACGCCCATTCGCCCCTCTGCTCCGGCCAGCTCCAGCGTGCGAATGGCCACGTTGAACACCGCCTCGCCATCCGGCGCCGCGTAGCCGATCGCCCCGCAGTAGACGCCGCGCGGCGTCGGCTCCAGACGCGCGATGTGCTGCATGGCCCGGAGCTTGGGCGCGCCGGTCACGGACCCCGACGGAAACAGCGCCCGGAACAGCTCGGCATAGCCCACCCCGGGCCGAAGCCGTCCCGTCACCGTCGAGGTCATC from Rhodothermus marinus carries:
- a CDS encoding aminodeoxychorismate synthase component I; this translates as MHPLLLPGTVWLDTARPDEENRRSLLFMRPVRVLQADTPEQVPALLRALDGAVAAGYYVAGYMAYEAGYALAPMPLQVPDETGPLAWFGVYEMPHVLAPAATAALAGETGDYAVRDLHLALSREAYRERVQHIRALIREGEVYQINFTLPLRFRFEGDPIAFYLALRRQQPVPYAAFVNTGERLVLSLSPELFFRRNGEQIYTRPMKGTARRSSLPEEDARLAEALRTDEKNRAENLMIVDLLRNDLSVCCEPGSVAVSELFRVEAYPTVWQMTSTVTGRLRPGVGYAELFRALFPSGSVTGAPKLRAMQHIARLEPTPRGVYCGAIGYAAPDGEAVFNVAIRTLELAGAEGRMGVGSGIVWDSDPDAEYEECWLKGQFLRAAAEPFALIESMRCEQGRIPLLELHLERLRRSAAHFGFSLDEGRVRAQLEQVQQALDPAKVWRLRLTLEVSGQTQLTTAELEPEPDRPWRLCVARERLDPSDPLRYHKTTRRAHYEAAYLQAKAAGFDEVLFLNTRDEVCEGSRTNLFVQLDGRLYTPPVSCGLLPGVYRQHVLRTRPDVEERVLTLADLRRAEALYVCNAVRGWRPAVLAVPEPVLTTL